A genomic stretch from Antarcticibacterium flavum includes:
- a CDS encoding GDP-L-fucose synthase family protein, translating to MEKHSRIYIAGHKGMVGTAIWKKLQAEGYSNLNGKTSKELDLRNQKDVNNFINSERPDVIIDAAARVGGIMANKEYPYQFLMENLQMQNNLIDAAYRNDVQKFIFLGSSCIYPKHAPQPIKEEYLLTGSLEPTNEFYAIAKIAGVKACEAINREYGRDFHSLMPTNLYGPNDNFDLQTSHVLAAMIRKFHDAKMKSEKTGHREPVELWGTGTPFREFLHVEDLADAVCFAMENNLPENLYNVGSGNELSIKDLAELIQKIVGHQGDIHWDSSKPDGTPRKLTSIDKLKREGWESRISLEEGIRSTYEWFLEQEGGYKEVRINS from the coding sequence ATGGAAAAACACTCTCGAATATACATAGCTGGTCATAAAGGAATGGTCGGCACCGCCATTTGGAAGAAGCTCCAGGCTGAAGGCTATTCAAACTTAAACGGCAAAACATCAAAAGAGCTCGATCTAAGAAATCAAAAGGATGTAAACAATTTTATTAATTCAGAAAGACCTGATGTAATAATTGATGCAGCCGCCAGGGTTGGAGGCATAATGGCTAACAAAGAATACCCCTACCAGTTCTTAATGGAAAACCTTCAGATGCAGAACAACCTAATAGACGCCGCTTACAGGAACGATGTGCAAAAATTCATCTTTCTCGGCAGTTCCTGCATCTATCCCAAGCACGCCCCGCAGCCTATCAAGGAGGAATACCTCCTCACCGGCAGCCTGGAGCCTACGAATGAGTTCTATGCCATCGCCAAGATTGCCGGGGTGAAGGCTTGTGAGGCGATCAACAGGGAGTACGGCAGGGATTTTCATTCCTTGATGCCGACCAATTTATACGGTCCCAACGATAATTTCGATCTGCAGACCTCCCACGTCCTGGCGGCGATGATAAGGAAATTTCACGATGCTAAAATGAAATCTGAAAAAACCGGTCACAGGGAGCCTGTCGAACTCTGGGGCACCGGCACGCCCTTCCGCGAATTTCTGCACGTGGAGGACCTGGCAGATGCCGTGTGCTTCGCGATGGAAAACAATCTGCCGGAAAACCTGTATAACGTCGGCTCCGGAAATGAGCTCAGCATCAAAGACCTCGCAGAACTCATCCAGAAGATAGTTGGCCATCAGGGCGACATCCACTGGGACTCCTCAAAACCCGACGGCACCCCCAGAAAACTAACCAGCATCGATAAGCTGAAACGGGAGGGATGGGAGTCGAGGATTTCTCTCGAGGAGGGAATTCGTAGTACGTATGAGTGGTTTTTGGAGCAGGAAGGTGGGTATAAGGAGGTTAGGATTAATAGTTAA
- the ltrA gene encoding group II intron reverse transcriptase/maturase: MNVHVKKTVPIEFSQVVKAYRKVKKGGKAVGIDNQSWVEFDKQTERNLYVIWNRLASGSYHPQAVREVEIPKKDGKVRKLGIPTLKDRIAQQVLKDYMEKRIDRLFHDNSYGYRPLKSAHDAVEQVRQNCFKQDWVIDMDISKFFDEMDHELVLKATQHVMDEKWVKLYVERWLKMPVQKKDGTLQQKEGKGTPQGGVISPLLANLYLHFSLDMWLSKHYPQVNFVRYADDIVIHCNSKEEAEMVLEAVKQRLTEVKLQVNESKTRIAYCKDYKRKEKHETVKFEFLGFSYQPGARIGKFDGQIYTAFTAEISQSNQKRIREIIRDNKLWNNTTLDIMDIAKSLNMKLIGWINYYSKYSKNKLRRSLIKVDSRLIKWMKNKYKINTGKSIIKLKQIKQLKPNLFYHWQTGYC; this comes from the coding sequence ATGAATGTACACGTAAAGAAAACAGTACCAATTGAGTTTTCACAGGTGGTGAAAGCTTACCGCAAGGTGAAAAAAGGGGGTAAAGCCGTTGGGATAGACAACCAGAGCTGGGTTGAGTTTGATAAACAAACTGAGCGCAATCTCTACGTTATCTGGAACCGATTAGCCTCTGGCAGTTACCACCCTCAGGCTGTCCGAGAAGTAGAGATACCTAAAAAGGACGGCAAGGTGCGCAAATTAGGAATCCCAACCCTTAAGGATAGAATAGCCCAACAGGTGTTGAAGGATTATATGGAAAAGCGGATAGACCGGCTCTTTCATGACAACTCGTATGGTTACAGGCCACTAAAGAGTGCACACGATGCCGTTGAACAGGTCAGGCAGAACTGCTTCAAGCAGGACTGGGTGATAGATATGGACATCAGTAAGTTCTTTGATGAAATGGATCACGAGTTGGTGCTAAAAGCGACCCAACACGTTATGGACGAAAAATGGGTGAAACTGTATGTAGAGAGATGGTTAAAGATGCCTGTCCAGAAGAAGGATGGCACCCTGCAACAAAAAGAAGGAAAAGGAACACCTCAGGGAGGTGTGATAAGTCCTTTGCTTGCCAATCTGTATCTACACTTCTCCCTTGATATGTGGCTGAGCAAACACTACCCTCAGGTAAACTTTGTTAGGTATGCAGATGACATCGTCATCCATTGCAACAGCAAGGAAGAAGCGGAAATGGTACTTGAGGCAGTCAAACAAAGACTGACTGAAGTAAAGCTACAGGTCAACGAATCCAAAACACGCATCGCTTACTGTAAGGATTACAAGCGGAAGGAAAAACACGAGACGGTCAAATTTGAATTTCTGGGCTTTAGCTATCAGCCAGGAGCGAGAATAGGAAAATTTGATGGTCAAATTTATACTGCCTTCACAGCAGAAATCAGTCAATCCAATCAAAAGCGGATTAGAGAGATTATTAGAGATAATAAGTTATGGAACAACACAACGTTGGATATAATGGACATAGCCAAAAGTCTCAATATGAAACTTATAGGTTGGATAAACTATTACAGTAAATACAGCAAAAATAAACTAAGACGCTCACTAATAAAGGTAGATTCACGACTGATCAAGTGGATGAAAAACAAATACAAGATCAACACCGGAAAATCTATCATTAAGCTCAAACAGATAAAACAGTTAAAACCCAACCTGTTTTATCATTGGCAAACTGGTTACTGTTGA
- a CDS encoding GxxExxY protein: protein MELSLLSEKILKCAFKVHSELGPGLLESSYEECLYYELQQMGLEVEKQKALPLIYYEVKLDAGYRVDILVENKIVVEVKAVEALNDVHTAQVLTYLKLSGCKVGLLMNFNVTSLKNGIKRLAR from the coding sequence ATGGAGTTGAGTTTATTATCTGAGAAGATTTTGAAATGTGCTTTTAAAGTTCATTCTGAATTAGGGCCCGGACTGTTGGAGAGTTCTTATGAGGAATGTCTATATTATGAGCTTCAGCAAATGGGTTTAGAGGTAGAAAAACAAAAAGCGCTGCCACTTATCTATTACGAAGTAAAACTCGATGCAGGTTACAGGGTGGATATTTTAGTTGAAAACAAAATAGTGGTTGAGGTAAAAGCAGTAGAAGCACTAAATGACGTACATACCGCCCAGGTTCTAACATATCTAAAACTATCCGGATGTAAAGTAGGTTTGCTTATGAATTTCAACGTCACCTCATTAAAAAATGGAATAAAAAGATTAGCTCGCTAG
- the gmd gene encoding GDP-mannose 4,6-dehydratase: MKKIALITGVTGQDGAYLSEFLIKKNYIVHGLKRRSSQFNTDRVDHLYQDPHEKDRNFILHYGDMTDSTNLIRLIQEIQPDEIYNLAAMSHVQVSFEIPEYTGNADGLGTLRILDALRLLGLEKKTKIYQASTSELYGKVQEVPQTEKTPFYPRSPYGVAKLYAYWITVNYREAYGMFASNGILFNHESPRRGETFVSRKITRAVARIALGLQDKFYLGNLDAKRDWGHAKDYVRMMWMILQAPEPGDWVTATGVSTSVRDLVRMAFAEVGIELEFRGKGVEEKAFVKSCSDEKSQLAEGKEVLAIDPNYFRPAEVDHLVGDSTKARTVLGWEPEYNLKALVNEMVQSDIKLMEKERYVKDGGYDILNNFE, encoded by the coding sequence ATGAAAAAAATTGCACTCATCACCGGTGTTACCGGCCAGGATGGAGCTTATTTAAGTGAATTCCTTATAAAGAAAAACTATATAGTCCACGGACTCAAGCGCCGATCGTCACAATTCAATACCGACAGGGTGGACCATCTCTACCAGGACCCCCACGAGAAGGACCGAAATTTTATTCTTCACTACGGTGATATGACCGATAGTACCAACCTTATTAGACTTATTCAGGAAATTCAGCCTGATGAGATCTATAACCTGGCGGCGATGAGCCACGTGCAGGTGTCTTTTGAAATTCCCGAATATACCGGTAATGCCGATGGCCTTGGAACCTTGCGCATCCTGGATGCCTTGAGGCTGCTGGGGCTGGAGAAGAAGACGAAGATCTACCAGGCTTCCACATCTGAGCTTTATGGCAAGGTGCAGGAAGTGCCGCAAACGGAGAAGACGCCCTTTTATCCGCGTAGTCCTTATGGGGTGGCGAAGCTCTACGCCTACTGGATCACCGTGAACTACCGGGAGGCCTATGGCATGTTCGCCAGCAACGGGATCCTCTTTAACCACGAATCACCCAGGAGGGGAGAGACCTTTGTGAGCAGAAAGATCACCCGCGCCGTGGCGAGGATTGCTCTTGGGCTGCAGGATAAATTCTACTTGGGGAACCTGGATGCGAAGCGTGACTGGGGCCACGCGAAGGATTATGTTCGAATGATGTGGATGATCCTCCAGGCACCCGAACCCGGCGACTGGGTAACCGCCACCGGGGTGTCAACATCTGTAAGAGACCTGGTAAGAATGGCCTTTGCTGAAGTGGGAATAGAACTGGAATTCCGCGGGAAGGGAGTGGAGGAGAAGGCGTTTGTAAAATCCTGCAGCGATGAAAAATCTCAGCTTGCTGAAGGAAAGGAAGTACTGGCGATAGATCCAAATTATTTTAGGCCTGCTGAAGTGGATCATTTGGTGGGGGATTCAACTAAAGCGAGAACTGTATTAGGGTGGGAGCCAGAGTACAACTTAAAAGCATTAGTAAATGAGATGGTGCAGAGTGACATAAAGCTTATGGAGAAAGAGAGGTACGTCAAAGATGGTGGGTATGATATTTTGAATAATTTCGAATAA
- a CDS encoding UpxY family transcription antiterminator, whose translation MNWYVIYTKPRWEKRVATQLEEMEIETYCPVVTEVRQWSDRKKKVVTPLFKSYVFVRRNEKTREEVFEVPGVIQYLFWLGKPAIVKEKEIETIKSWLNNDEIEIVSTDHLSPGDQVTIAEGDFKGQEAIIQKIGKKRMRLVLRSMGYVVNVRSSDVVE comes from the coding sequence ATGAACTGGTATGTGATATACACCAAACCCCGATGGGAAAAACGGGTGGCTACCCAATTGGAGGAAATGGAGATAGAAACCTATTGCCCTGTGGTAACAGAGGTGCGACAGTGGAGTGACCGCAAGAAAAAGGTGGTGACCCCGCTTTTTAAATCTTATGTATTTGTTAGACGGAATGAAAAAACCCGGGAGGAGGTTTTCGAAGTTCCGGGGGTGATCCAGTATCTTTTCTGGCTAGGCAAACCCGCCATTGTGAAGGAAAAAGAAATTGAGACCATCAAGAGCTGGCTCAATAACGACGAGATTGAGATCGTCTCCACAGACCACCTCTCCCCCGGAGATCAGGTAACCATAGCTGAAGGCGACTTCAAAGGCCAGGAAGCGATCATTCAGAAGATTGGAAAAAAACGGATGAGACTCGTCTTAAGGTCTATGGGTTATGTGGTGAATGTTAGGTCTTCAGATGTGGTTGAGTAG
- a CDS encoding helix-turn-helix domain-containing protein — translation MKNITNFEDLLIQKYGKKGTSAREKFDSDSLSFRLGVMLKEARKEANLTQEELAERTGTKKSYISRIERGLSDIQVSTYSKLIETGLGRHLKIEIT, via the coding sequence ATGAAAAATATAACAAATTTTGAGGACCTCCTCATTCAAAAATACGGAAAGAAAGGAACTTCAGCCCGTGAAAAATTTGATTCAGATTCTCTTTCTTTTAGACTTGGTGTTATGCTGAAAGAAGCTAGAAAAGAGGCTAATCTTACACAAGAAGAACTTGCAGAACGTACGGGAACTAAAAAAAGCTATATTTCCAGAATTGAGAGAGGGTTAAGTGATATTCAGGTTTCCACCTATTCCAAGCTAATTGAAACCGGACTTGGAAGACATCTTAAGATAGAAATAACTTAA
- a CDS encoding type II toxin-antitoxin system RelE/ParE family toxin has translation MVRQIIFYKKFFVDFYRNQEGKVQEKIEYVLDLVRFERQVPVKFFKALENTDGLYEVRVITAFKSIRILCFMDERNLVVLVNCFVKKTQKTPRKEIKLAEKLKKEYLQEKNG, from the coding sequence GTGGTAAGACAAATAATTTTTTATAAAAAATTTTTCGTTGATTTCTATAGAAACCAGGAAGGGAAGGTTCAGGAAAAGATTGAATATGTTTTAGATTTAGTTCGGTTTGAAAGACAGGTACCGGTTAAATTTTTTAAAGCACTTGAAAACACAGATGGTCTTTACGAAGTTAGGGTAATTACAGCTTTCAAAAGTATCAGGATCTTATGTTTCATGGATGAGAGAAACTTAGTAGTTCTTGTCAACTGCTTTGTCAAAAAAACTCAGAAGACACCAAGAAAAGAAATCAAACTTGCCGAAAAATTAAAGAAGGAATATTTACAAGAAAAAAATGGCTGA
- a CDS encoding helix-turn-helix domain-containing protein, which yields MRIDVKTLPVNEIITDLSKHLDTPVDNRDAELLIQLPENLGEGYIKGSSFDCGMGIISYNCKFHEDTEICFTLNTVHPLKFIFCSEGEVAHAFQESEELHKIEAYQNIIVSSSGYNGHKLFFKANVRTHVSSLEIIRSTFAHRTNYGFRDLEPTLKELFKDAVSSQQFFYQGNYSIRAADLMEELNSRDYTGFLRSLYLEGKSYDMLVIQIAQYQDDESVDRLPTILRKSDIEKVDYVARRILGDLGSNLTVESLAKEAGTNVNKLQEGFKYVYDLTVNKFIQHKKLEAAKDMLLTTDKNISEIVTAIGLNNRSYFSKIFKEKYGVNPKYFLKTRKAEV from the coding sequence ATGAGAATTGATGTCAAAACCTTACCGGTAAACGAGATAATAACAGATCTTTCCAAGCATCTTGACACCCCTGTGGATAATCGGGATGCCGAGTTGCTTATCCAGCTACCTGAAAATCTGGGGGAGGGATATATTAAAGGCTCCAGTTTTGACTGCGGGATGGGGATCATTTCCTATAACTGCAAATTTCATGAGGACACCGAGATATGCTTTACTCTTAATACTGTCCACCCTTTAAAATTCATTTTTTGTTCTGAAGGGGAGGTGGCACATGCTTTTCAGGAAAGCGAAGAACTGCATAAGATCGAAGCGTACCAGAATATTATAGTTTCCAGCAGTGGGTATAACGGCCATAAACTTTTCTTTAAAGCCAATGTGCGTACGCACGTTTCCAGTCTTGAGATCATAAGAAGCACCTTTGCCCACCGAACCAATTACGGCTTCCGCGACCTGGAACCTACTCTTAAGGAACTTTTTAAGGACGCCGTGTCAAGCCAGCAATTCTTCTACCAGGGAAATTACAGCATACGTGCTGCAGATCTTATGGAGGAACTCAACTCCAGAGATTATACCGGGTTTCTTCGTTCGCTTTACCTGGAAGGAAAATCTTACGATATGCTGGTGATCCAGATCGCCCAGTACCAGGATGACGAATCGGTAGACCGTTTACCCACGATCCTTCGAAAATCTGATATCGAAAAAGTAGACTACGTTGCCCGCCGTATCCTTGGGGACCTTGGGAGCAATCTTACCGTGGAAAGCCTGGCCAAGGAAGCCGGTACCAATGTGAACAAACTTCAGGAAGGCTTCAAGTATGTCTATGATCTTACGGTGAATAAGTTCATTCAGCACAAAAAACTGGAGGCTGCAAAGGATATGCTGCTCACCACAGATAAAAACATTTCTGAAATAGTAACCGCCATTGGCCTCAATAACCGAAGTTACTTTTCCAAGATCTTCAAGGAAAAATACGGGGTGAACCCGAAGTATTTTTTGAAGACGAGGAAGGCGGAGGTGTAG